Below is a window of Staphylococcus succinus DNA.
TATGCTTCCTAATATCTTTAAAGTGGATATGATGAATTCTGTTTTTATATTTATTAAAAATATCTATCGCCGTTTCACCAGATAGTGCCAAGTGTCCTGTATCATAAAGTAACGACACCTTATTTTCATCTGTATTATCCATTAACCTCTGTATCTCTATATCTGTTTGGACCCCCGTCCCCATGTGGGGATGATAAACAAGTGTCATATCCTTTTCATTCGCTAGTGTCCCTAATTTTTCTAAACCTTCGAGTAATTTATGCCATTCGTCATTTGTGAAATCAGGTTTATCTGTAAATATAGATTTATGCAAATCCTTTTGAATGCTGTTACCTTGTTCACATACAACAATGACTTTTGCACCTACTTCATATAAAAAATCTCTATGTTGAATAAAGGCCGCTTCCGTCACTTCAAATTTTTCTGTCGTTAGAAATAAGCTTAGCCATGCACTGGCTACATTCAATCCTCTTGGCTCTAAGTATTCACGTAATACCGAAGGATTTTTAGGATATTTATTACCAATTTCAGTGCCTTCATATCCAGCTAAAGCCATTTCACTAATACATTGTTCAAACGTGTTTGCACTTCCTAATTCGGGTAAATCATCGTTCGTCCACGCGATAGGTGCACATCCATAACGTATATTTTGAATCATAAAATCATCCACCTTTTAGAAATCGCTTACATTTTATCGAAAATTTTTAACTCTCATGCTCACTAATATAGTTTTCTAAAGTCTCACTTGTTGGCATAGCTTCTGATGAGCTGTGGCTACTTACGACAATAGCTGCAGAAGCAGCGCCATATTTCAATGCTTCATCAATAGATTTACCTTTTACTAGCGCGTATAAAAACGCGGCTGCATAGGAATCACCTGCACCAAATGTTTTAATCACTTTTGCTTTGAATGCTTTCCCTTCAAAATATTCACCTGTTTTAGTGTAGGCTTTTGAACCTTGAACGCCATGTTTGATAACGACAAGCTCAGGATGATTTTCAAATAATGTTTCGCCAATTTCTTGATCGGTTTTATCTTGATAACATTGAATCATATCGTATTCATCTCTTGTACCAATAACAATATCGGCTTGTTGCGCGACCAATTCATAATAAATCGAAGTCTCTTCAAAAGTCTTCCATGTGTATGGTCTATAGTCAATTTCAAACACAACTTTAACAGCATTCGCATTAGCAATTGCTAATGCCTTTAACACAGCTTCTCTTGATGGGGATTGGGCTAATGCAGTACCTGATATTAATAGATATTCACTTTCTTTAATATAAGTTTCTGATACATGCTCCGGTTCCAAGTATAAATCTGATGCTTCTTCTCGATACATTAAAATATTAGATTCTGAAGGACTTTTAATTTCTGTAAATGTTAGACCTGTTTTATGGCCATTTTCATCGATATGAATTTGTGAAGTATCTACACCTAGTTTATCGAGATAGCTCGTAATATAACGTCCATGTTGATCGTCTGATACGTTTGCTATAAGGCCTACATTTAACCCTAATTTAGAAGCTCCAATACTAATATTGACTGGTGAGCCACCTACATACTTGCGAAATGTTTCAGTTTCTTCCATTGGTCTATTTATTTCTACAGCATTCAAATCAATTGCAGCACGTCCGATAGCTACGATATCTTTTTTAGTTGTCATGCCTCTCCCTACTTTCTATCAATAATCCATTCATGGTCTTTTTGATTGTTAAATTTCCATACTTTTTTAGGTCCAGCCATTATATTTAAGTAATATCCATTATATCCATCTGGTACAGCTACTGGATGATAACCTTTAGGCACTATGACAACATCTCCATTCTGCGCAGTCATTGTCTCGTCTAATGAAAGATCATCCGTATAAACACGTTGGAACACAAATCCTTTCTCTGGGTTCATTTCATGATAATAAATTTCCTCAAGAAACGATTCATCCGGCAAGTTGTCCTCGTCGTGCTTATGTGGTGGATAACTTGACCAGTTACCTTGATCTGTATAAACTTCGACAACCAATAATTTTTCACTGGCCGTGTGCGTATCTGGTAAGATATTGTGGACATGACGTTGGTTAGCATACTTACCTCTATCTTCAACACCGTTGCTACTGGCTGGAATAAGTTCTGTTGGTCTACCTTCATCACACGGTGCATAACAAATAATAATCCTAGCATCTTTAACTGCTGATATTTGAATATGATGGTCCTTTGAAATATAAATACTATCTGTAGGGATTTTTTCAAATACTGAGTCTCTTGTTCCTAAATCTTTGTAAATATTTTTTCCATCAGATACATCAATTTTTCCAGTCAACGCAACAATACAAATTTCAAATCCTTGAGTCATTTCTTCGTAAACACCTGATGCTTGAATGTCTAAAATTTTAATCCCCGTATATTTTAAGTTAACGTCTTCTGGTTTAAAGTCTTGTATGATTTGTACAGCATCATTTAAAGGATGCTGTACAGGTTTTTTCAATAATTGAGCCATATTTATATCCACTCCTTAATATTGAGGTTCTCCATGACGTGCTGTCACAACTTTACGATGCGTGTAAAAATCGATACTATCTTTACCATTGGCATGTAGTGAACCGAAGAATGATGATTTCCATCCAGAGAATGGAAAGACAGCCATAGGTGCTGGAACGCCTAAATTGATACCTAACATACCTGCATCAATATTTTCTCTAAAATGTCTAATTGATGAAGCGCTATCTGTAAACAAACATGCACCGTTAGCAAATTCTGATTGGTTTGCTAATGCAATACCTTCTTTTAAGTCTGTTACTTTCACAAGTGATAATACGGGTGCAAAGATTTCATCTTGCCATAACTTCATATCCGTAGTTACGTCTTCAAATATAGTCGGTTTTACAAAGTATCCCTCGTCTTTGTTACCTTCTCTACCGTCTAGGACAAGTGTGGCACCTTCTTCAACGCCTTGATCAACATAACTTAATGTACGCGCTTTATTTTCTTCTCTAATTACAGGACCAAGGAACACATTATCTTCCAATCCATTGCCTATAACAATATCTTTGGCTGCATTCACTAATTTTTCTTTGAACTCATCGTAAACATTTTCTTGCACTGCAACAACAGCTGCAGCCATGCAACGTTCTCCTGCTGATCCAAAAGCCGCACCAATGACATCCTTAACAGCTGAATCAATATCTGCATCATTTAAAATGATAGTATGATTCTTAGCGCCTGTCAGACATTGTGCACGTTTTAGATTTTCAGTCGCTTTTTTATATACATATTCACCTACTGGTTTAGATCCTACAAAAGAAACTGCTTTAATATATTCATTTTCTACAATGCCATTTACAACATCATGTGCGCCATGTACTACGTTGAATACACCTTTTGGAAAACCTGCTTCTTCTACGAATTCAGCTAATTTGTTAACAAGTAATGGTGTTTTTTCAGAAGGTTTCATTACAAATGTATTTCCTAAAGAAATAGCCATTGGGAACATCCAACAAGGTACCATCATTGGGAAATTAAATGGTGTAATACCTCCCACGACACCTACTGGATATTTATAACTCGTTCCTTCAATGTTTGTTGCAATGCTTGATAAGGAATCTCCCATCATTAATGATGGTGTACCAGCTGCAAATTCAACATTCTCAATACCTCTTTGTACTTCTCCTAATGCTTCACCTATACTCTTACCATTTTCTTTAGTAATTATTTCTGCTAATTCTTCTTTATTATCGATTAAAATTTGTTGAAGTTTAAATAATATACGTGCACGTTTAGGTACAGCGACTTCCTTCCATTCTTGGAACGCATTATGTGCAATTTCCGCTGCATCATCTAATTCTGCTCTTGTAGATACAGGAACTTTTGCAATAACCTCTTTTGTCGCCGGGTTATAAACATCGATTGTTTCCTTCGAATCTGATTCAATCCATTCACCATTAATATAATTCTTCAAAACTTCTGCCATTATAATTCCTCCTATTGGAAAGCGCTTCCATTTTTTAGTATAATCTTGGTAACATATTGATTACTTATTGGTTATTTTATATAAATGGTTATTTTATATAAATGGTTATTTTTTGTCAAATTTTTATCATTTTTTAATCAACTGTTGAGTAATATGAGAATGTTGTATATTATATAATTATCGGAGGTATAAATATGAAAACCAAAAGAATACATGCAATTGAATCTTACATTAACGAGAATAAAGCAGCATCAATCGACGAACTCAGCGACTATTTCAATGTCTCAATCAATACAATACGTCGTGACATAGCCGTTCTAGCTGATACAAATAAAGTGAAAAAAGTTTATGGTGGTGTGAAATCTATAGAAAGTTCAATTTCTCAGGCCGTTGACTACTCTAAAAGAAATATCGAACATTATGATGAAAAGATCCACATTGCTAAAGCTACTGCTAAACACATTCAAGCTAACGATGTCATCTATATTGATACCGGGACAACAACTGTGCATATCTTAGACTATGTTGATACAGATTTACCTTTCACTGTCATTTCTAATAGTCTAGATGTCATCAATAAAGCTGCTCTTTTCGAAAATGTTTCTTTACTTGTTATTGGTGAGAAGTATAAGTATAGAACACGTTCATTTATAGGTATTGAATCTAATACACTTATTGAAAAGCTCAATATCGATAAAGCTTTTATGGCTGCCACAGGTGTCGACATTCATAATGGATTAACAAATGCAGAACTAGAAGAAAATATCATCAAAAAACTTATCGTATCTCGTTCTAGACTTGTATATGCACTCGCAGATCATACAAAAATGGGCAAATCTACATTGTTAACATTCATGGAATGCGATGAACTTGATACATTAATCACAGATAAATTACCTTCTAAAGATTTTACTGCATACTTTAAATCTAAAAAGATAACAATTGAAACATAAAAATTCAGTAGCTTTGCTACTGAATTTTTGTTTTTACAATGTAAAATATGGTTGAACACTTTCTATCATGGTCTCTTTAGATTTTTTAATCACATCTTCCGCAGGCATCTGATAATATTCTGGGCGGAACAATTCTATAGATATATATTTACCCTGAAACGCCATATCTTTCAACGTAGATAATATACCTGGAATATCAATAACACCTAATCCAGGAAAGCATCTATCCTCGTCTGTTAAAATACCTATCGGATAGTCATCGACATCATTAATATGCAATAAAAATATATTATCAATATCTCCATTTTTTAAGTCATCTAAGCGTGAACCCATAGCATGAAAATGAAAGAAATCTAATACTATCCCTACATTGGGATCGTTAATCTCCTCAATAATGGCATGCGCTTGATTAAAAGTATTAACTGTAGCATATGGCGCACCAAGAAATTCTAGAGCGAGTTTAATATCATATTCTGCCGCCATCAAAGCCAATTGTTTCAACACGTTTACACAGCTTTTATGAATATCTGCTTTTAATATTTTTTCTTCAGTAACTAACGGAACTGCAACAATATATTGAGCACCTAAATATTCAGCAATTTCTAACCATTCTTTAAATGTATCTAAAACGACTTTATAATCCGCTTCATTTCTATTATTAAAAAATTGTAACGCATTTAAACTTAAAGGCTTAATCTGATGCGTATCAAAAAATTGTTTCATATCTTCTAAAGAATGTTCTTGTAAATATTCAGGGAGCTTATCCATCTGTATTTCAATAAAATCATAGCCATGCTTCTCGCATAATTCCAACTCTTGTTGTAAAGTAGCATTTTCTTTTGTAGTCGCAACATTATATCCTAACTTCATAAATCACCTCAACTATAATTATGGTATTAAAATAATTCTTTCTTTAATTTATTCAACATAAAAGTGGCTGATTCATCAGCTTTATCTACCCAAGCAAAGACTGAATTCGTAGCGATACCATCAAATTTCATTTCTTTTAATTTTCTAAATATCGTATCGAAATCTACTTCACCTTCACCAATATTAAGGTGCTGATGTACGGTCACTTCAGCATCAGGCGGATTCACAATATAACGTAAACCATTCGCAACAGTGTGATTTAATGTATCAGAGAATAGCACATGCTGTAATTTATCCCCTGCATCATCAAACATTGTGGCTATATCACCTGTACCGTCGTCATGAAAGAATGTATGTGAAGTAGAATACACTAAATTTATCCACTCTTTATTTAATCCTCTAATCATTCTTAAGGCTTCATCATTACGCTCAATAAAATCATAAGGATGTGCTTGTAAATTTAAATTTATTCCTTCTTTTTCAAATATTGGTAATAGCTCATCCATAGATTTAATAAATTTTTCCTCACAAATCTGAGGTTCATATTTATTTCCATTAAATTCTGTATTCATGACTTCTACATTTAAATCACTCGCTATCTCTATAGCACGTTTCCAATTACGGACTGCACCTTGACGTCTTTCTTCATCAGGACCCGACCAAGCCATCACTGGTAAGACCGATGATAATTGAACCCCCGCATCACTACACCATTTCTTAACGTTTTTAATCATACTATTATCAACTTTTGGGTATTTATAAAAAGGTATAAAATCTTCTCTAGGAGAAAGCTCAATATATTCATATCCTAAGCTTGCCGCTTTATCTATCACTTCTTTCATTGATAAGTCTGTGTACATTGCTGGATCTAATGCTAATTTCATATCATATTCTCCTCTATTAATTAGTATTGTTTAGCTTTCTTTAACTTTCCCACTTTCAAATCATGTGCAGCTTGTATGTCTTTCGAATTAGAAACTTCTGGTATACCTACATGCCACCAGCTCTCATAACCATCTGTCATTGTCTTAGGCAATACTTTTATTTCAATCAAAGTACTAATATCTTGTTGTTCTGCATCTTTAAGCGCTTCTTCTAATGCTTCTAATGAATACACTTTATATACTTTGGCACCATAACCTTCAGCTACTTTTGCGTAATCAATATTTAATATTTCATTGTCCGAAGTTCTAAATTCGGTGTGATAACTATTAACACCATTTTCCATCTGCAAATTATTAATACACCCATATCCCGAATTATCAAATAGCAATATATTCACTTTCTTCTTGTATTGCAGTGAGGTGATAAATTCAGAATGTAACATAAGGAAACTTCCATCTCCTACAAATGAATATACTTCGTTAGCCGGATCAGCTAATTTCACACCTAATGCACCAGAAATTTCATAACCCATACATGAATATCCATATTCAACCCCATATGTGTTTGGTTGTGTTGCATTCCACAGACGTTGCATGTCACCAGGAAGTGAACCTGCTGAGGTAATTACATTACTTTTAGGATTAACGACATCATTGATTTTCAACACGACTGAACTCTGAGTTAATTCGGTATTCAAAGCATCGGCATATTCATTTAATACTTCTTGGTTAAACTGATTTTTTATTTCTGGATCGAAATGATTTCTATCATATTTAATGGTACTTAAACGTTCCCGTTCTTTTTCCCATTCTTGCTTAGCATCAACAATTTCATGTTCATATTCAGTTTTATAATTATCTAGATGTTTTAATAACTGCTGAAGTGTGGCTTTCGCATCAGCAATAACTTGTATTGCATCTAACTTATATGCCTGCATTCTATTAATGTTTATATTCAAAAATTTCGTTTCCTCAAAGTTAAACGCAGTTTTTGACGATGTAGCAAAATCAGTATATCTAGTTCCAATACCTATGACTAAATCCGCTTTATAAGCAATTTTATTGGCAGCTAATGTTCCAGTAATACCCATGCCACCCAAGTTATTTTTAAATGTCGCCTCTACAGTGGATTTACCAGCTTGCGTCTCAACCAAAGGAATATTGTATTTTTCAGAAATTTCAATTAATTCATCGCGTGCACCAGCGTATTTTGCACCGCCACCTACAAGGATTACAGGTTTTTTGCTTTGTTTAATCGTTTCAGTCATTAATGCTATTTCTCGTTGAACCGGTTCCGGACGATCGATATAGTGTACACGTTTTTTAAAGAACGTAGCGTCAAAATCAAACGCTTCGCCTTGTACATCTTGAGAAATACAAACTGTTGCTGGTCCTGCTTGTGCTGGATTCGTCATAACTTCAAACGCCCTAATCAAGCTTGACATTAATTGTTCAGGACGTGTGACTCTGTCCCAATATCTAGAAACCGCCTTTAAAGCGTCATTTGTTGTGGTAGTTAAATTAGATTCATGTTCAACTTGTTGTAATACTGGATCCGGTTGTCTTGTAGCGAATGTATCACTTGGCAGCAATAATACAGGAATATTATTTGCAAGCGCCGTCCCTGCTGCCGCGGTTAAATTAGCCGATCCGGGACCGACCGATGTAGTCACTGCATAAATGTTACGTCTCAAACGTTGTTTACTAAAACCAATTGCTGCATGAGCCATACCTTGTTCATTTTTACCCTGAATAATATTTAAATGTCCTGGGTCTTCTTCTAATGCTTGCCCAATACCCATTACATTGCCATGGCCAAAAATGTCAAACACACCTTCAACAAAAGGCTTTTCTTCACCATCGATACATATATATTGTTGTTTCAAAAATTTAACCAAAGCTTGTCCAGTTGTTAATCTTAATTTCTCTTTCATATAATCATCCTTCCATAAATGAAGATAAAATGCCAAAACATAATCAACTTATTATCATAATATAATTGTTACCGCTTTCAGTCAATCGATATTATTCATCTTTTTATTTTATTTAGCTTCTTCAATCAATTTCTCACTTACAACCTTGTTATTTTTCTTTGCTGATTTAAAATGCTCTTCTATTTCTTCTAACGATTTATCTTTCGTCTCTGGTAGTACTTTTTTAACAAAAACGATTGCTAAAATATTTAAAGCAACAAACACTGTAAATGTTGATGCTAGACCGAAATGTCCTAGTAATACTGGGAATGATAAACTAACTAAGAAATTCGTAATCCAGCAAAAGAATACACTAGCGCCCATACCTACACCTCTAATTTTCATTGGAAATATCTCAGAAAGCATTAGCCATGTTACCGGAGATACACACCCTTGTTGAAAAGCTAAAAATGTTACAGTGAGCAACAATATAACAAATGGTAGTATAGGCGTCCCTGCTAAAAATATAGGAAATATACTTAATAAAATAAGCGTAAACACTATCCCAATCTGGCCCGTTAATAACATGGTGCGGCGCCCTATCTTACCTAATAACCAAATACCTACAAAGGTCGCTAACACAGATATAACGCCATTAGCGATATTTCCAATTAACGCTGCCTTAGTCCCAAAACCAGCATTCCTTAATATTTCTGTGCCATAATACATGATTGAATTCACCCCAGTGATTTGCTGTACCACGCCAAGTCCTATACCAATAAATAATATTTTACGAACCCAAGACTTTGTGAATTCATTTTTGGATTTTTCTTTTATTAATTTTTCTTTATCAATAACTGTTTTAATTTCTTTTATTTCTTCTGCTGCTGTTTTTTCATCTCTAAGTGTTCTTAAAATCGTATAAGCTGGCCAATACTTACTTTTACTGGCATGCCATCTTGGACTTTCAGGTACTCTTAGCATACCAAACCATAGTATGATTGCTGGTATCGTAGCGACGAGTAGCATGATTCTCCATATACCAGGATTATCTACTAAATTTCCTAAAATACCATTGATAACATAAGCCATTAATTGTCCTGAAACAATCATCAATTCATTTTGAGTTACCATTCGTCCTCTCTTTTCTTTCGAAGACATTTCAGAAAGGAACGTCGGAACAATAACTGATGCACCACCAACCGCCAATCCTAGTATTAAACGAAAGGCCACCATAGAACTTACATTAGGTGCAAGTCCACAACCTAATGTTGCAAAGAAGAAAATAATTGCTAAGACCATAATCATTTTCTTTCTTCCTAATGCATCAGATAACCTACCACCAGCTATAGCTCCAAATGCAGCCCCAAATACTAAAGAACTTGACACTAATCCTTCAGTAGCAGGGCTTAAATCCAATTGATTAGACAATGACATATACGGTAAGGCACCGTTTATAACGCCAGTATCAAAACCAAACAGTAATCCCCCAAACGTTGCAATGATTGTAATCTTCTTCATTTTGCTATTTTTTATGTCAACTTCTGATTTTCCCATGTGAAACACCTCTTATTTACGGAATATAAATCCAAAACAACACTAAAACATTACCAACATTTAATAACATAGTAATACTGTTAGCGCTTACAGTCAATTATTTTTTGTGGTTACACATGCTCAAAAATAGCATTTCCAGCTACACTGAATACAAAAAAACCCCTACAATTAAAGTGATTTGTAGGAGCTTCACATCAATATATTTAATTATTAAAAATCCGTAAAATATAATAGTCGTAAAAACTTATTTAGTTATGTTTATATGTTAACTTTTACTGAGATATAAAGTCATTTTCCTTTTTAATTCGAACTATTTTTATTTCCATTCCGGTTTATCCGAGCCTCTAAACATGAGTACAGTATCATACTCACCTGGTGTCTCAGACATGACTACTTGATCTGTTACTCCTACATATGTGCCTAATGGAGTTTCAGCTTCAAATTGATCTGGCGCTATAATTTTATGTTCATCGTCACTATCTGAATCTGCTCGTACATAATCCTTCTCAAAAATGCCTAATGATAATAGATATGCTGATACTTTACTTAACGACACACTTATACTATAACTTCCACCTTCTTTGGCGCGAAGTTCCAATGCTTTAATTGTACCTAGTTCTAATAACCAAGATACTACATAGTCATTAACCACCACAATTGGGGGTAACTTAGGCTCAGCTTCTGTTCCCTCCAATGTCATGACTCCAGTCACACTGCCCGCAGTTTGATCAAAGCCATTACGGTTGGACCACGGACCTGTATGACCATGTAAATTTACCGAAGCATGAATAATACCAGGACGTTGCTTAGCCAAATCTTCTGGAGTAAGTTGATATGACTCCATAAAACCATGTCTCTTATTAATAAAAAAGACATCTGCATCTTGCAATAACTGATCAAATTTTGCTCGATGTTCCGCTTTTTCATCTAAATCTAAATATGTCGAACGCATACCCACATTAGATGTTAAATACATCGTTTCTACTTCTAATTCAGTAGGTCTCCATATATTTAATACATCTGCGCCGTGTAATGCTAATCCTCTACCTAATCCAGCCCCAGCTATTACATGTCCCATCCCTAACGCTCTAATACCACTTAAGGGTTGGCTTGGGTTCTCAGTAAACTGTTCTGGTTCAGACTCCCCTATTTTTTTAATTTCAATAAGTTCTGTTTCTGCAATATGACGAAATTGTGGCTCTTCAACAAATTCTTCAATTGTACGAACCATTGGCATGACGATACCTTTATCTGCAGCAGCTTTTTCTAAATCTAATCCTTTCCATTGTTTAATTGCTTCAGCAACAGCTTCTTTAGTTGAACGACTATCTAATAATTCTAAGACATGTGCTTTAGCATTTGGGTATGGATTAAGCGGCATCATCCATCTTTGATCACGTGTTTGATAAAAATCAAACCTAAATGGCGTATGTGGATCTTCTTGGCTTTTAGCCGGAAAACCGTTTAAAGTTTCCCATTTTCTTTCATAAAATGGAGACAGGCGTTTTACAGATTTTCTAATATCTACATGAATATCTTGACCATTACCACCTCTTACTTGCCACAAATGTGCTAAAGCAACCGATTTAGCTGCTAAACCAAGTCCAGCTAAACTAGCAATTCTCAGCGTACTTGGCATTATCGGATCCTTTCCATAAAAAGAAACTTCGCCACCGCTATCAGATGTTGTATATCCAACTGAATTTAATATATCTTCTAAAGCAGCTTCGATATTAAAATCATCGTTACTGATACGTTTTTCCTTATTTTCCAATAATACTTTTTTTAATGTTTCACTATTATTAATCAACATTTTTGCCTCCTTATACATTCAATTCACACAAGTTTCTATATCATCTGATCTGTTTGAAGATAGGTTAATAACATAGCTAGCTTACATCTAAAAATCACTTCTATACATGTATTATATGGATAATAGACTTGTTAAAACAATAGGTGTAAAATCAAAAAAGCAACACATATTTAGAATGTGTTGCTTTTGAGGAGGTATTCTATATGGCAAACTTAAAATCTAAAACTAAAATTCAAAATGCACTTGTAGATTGTCTCAATAAAACACGCATGTCCTCAATGAGCGTTAAAATGATATGTGATGAAGCACAAGTTAACAGATCCACATTTTACCGACACTATGACTCAATAGACTCAGCCATTTCTATAACAATCAGTGCTTATTTTCGCTTATTATTTGGTGAGCCATATAAATTTTACCTTAAACATCAAAGCATCGATGAATCACAATATTATATTTCAAATAATATTTTTAGTCATGTTTATCACGATGCTTATTTTTATAAAACGATGTTCCAACAATACTCTAATTTTGAATTATTGTTTAAAAACCATATACAACAACGGTATATTACATTTTTTAAAGACACAGGACTCGAAAATGATATGTTACTCACTAAAGAAATTGTTGCAGATTATATTGCTTCTGCTTATGTAGGTATGATTCACAGTTGGATTTTACGTGATTTTCAAGAAACACCAGAAACAATGGCTCGCCAACTTATTATCCTAAACTCTAATGGGCCCATCCGTTTACTTGTCGAAGCAAAAAAACGACAAAGAGATTGAGACATTAATAGCTTA
It encodes the following:
- a CDS encoding sugar phosphate isomerase/epimerase family protein, which encodes MKLGYNVATTKENATLQQELELCEKHGYDFIEIQMDKLPEYLQEHSLEDMKQFFDTHQIKPLSLNALQFFNNRNEADYKVVLDTFKEWLEIAEYLGAQYIVAVPLVTEEKILKADIHKSCVNVLKQLALMAAEYDIKLALEFLGAPYATVNTFNQAHAIIEEINDPNVGIVLDFFHFHAMGSRLDDLKNGDIDNIFLLHINDVDDYPIGILTDEDRCFPGLGVIDIPGILSTLKDMAFQGKYISIELFRPEYYQMPAEDVIKKSKETMIESVQPYFTL
- the iolB gene encoding 5-deoxy-glucuronate isomerase: MAQLLKKPVQHPLNDAVQIIQDFKPEDVNLKYTGIKILDIQASGVYEEMTQGFEICIVALTGKIDVSDGKNIYKDLGTRDSVFEKIPTDSIYISKDHHIQISAVKDARIIICYAPCDEGRPTELIPASSNGVEDRGKYANQRHVHNILPDTHTASEKLLVVEVYTDQGNWSSYPPHKHDEDNLPDESFLEEIYYHEMNPEKGFVFQRVYTDDLSLDETMTAQNGDVVIVPKGYHPVAVPDGYNGYYLNIMAGPKKVWKFNNQKDHEWIIDRK
- a CDS encoding DeoR/GlpR family DNA-binding transcription regulator, which encodes MKTKRIHAIESYINENKAASIDELSDYFNVSINTIRRDIAVLADTNKVKKVYGGVKSIESSISQAVDYSKRNIEHYDEKIHIAKATAKHIQANDVIYIDTGTTTVHILDYVDTDLPFTVISNSLDVINKAALFENVSLLVIGEKYKYRTRSFIGIESNTLIEKLNIDKAFMAATGVDIHNGLTNAELEENIIKKLIVSRSRLVYALADHTKMGKSTLLTFMECDELDTLITDKLPSKDFTAYFKSKKITIET
- a CDS encoding sugar phosphate isomerase/epimerase family protein, whose translation is MKLALDPAMYTDLSMKEVIDKAASLGYEYIELSPREDFIPFYKYPKVDNSMIKNVKKWCSDAGVQLSSVLPVMAWSGPDEERRQGAVRNWKRAIEIASDLNVEVMNTEFNGNKYEPQICEEKFIKSMDELLPIFEKEGINLNLQAHPYDFIERNDEALRMIRGLNKEWINLVYSTSHTFFHDDGTGDIATMFDDAGDKLQHVLFSDTLNHTVANGLRYIVNPPDAEVTVHQHLNIGEGEVDFDTIFRKLKEMKFDGIATNSVFAWVDKADESATFMLNKLKKELF
- the iolE gene encoding myo-inosose-2 dehydratase, whose product is MIQNIRYGCAPIAWTNDDLPELGSANTFEQCISEMALAGYEGTEIGNKYPKNPSVLREYLEPRGLNVASAWLSLFLTTEKFEVTEAAFIQHRDFLYEVGAKVIVVCEQGNSIQKDLHKSIFTDKPDFTNDEWHKLLEGLEKLGTLANEKDMTLVYHPHMGTGVQTDIEIQRLMDNTDENKVSLLYDTGHLALSGETAIDIFNKYKNRIHHIHFKDIRKHIAQEAKLQNDSFLTSIKKGIFTVPGDGYIDFAPILKAIENDNYQGWIVVEAEQDPEKANPFIYAKKAKDYLNNIQQNREEKYIS
- the iolC gene encoding 5-dehydro-2-deoxygluconokinase, whose translation is MTTKKDIVAIGRAAIDLNAVEINRPMEETETFRKYVGGSPVNISIGASKLGLNVGLIANVSDDQHGRYITSYLDKLGVDTSQIHIDENGHKTGLTFTEIKSPSESNILMYREEASDLYLEPEHVSETYIKESEYLLISGTALAQSPSREAVLKALAIANANAVKVVFEIDYRPYTWKTFEETSIYYELVAQQADIVIGTRDEYDMIQCYQDKTDQEIGETLFENHPELVVIKHGVQGSKAYTKTGEYFEGKAFKAKVIKTFGAGDSYAAAFLYALVKGKSIDEALKYGAASAAIVVSSHSSSEAMPTSETLENYISEHES
- a CDS encoding CoA-acylating methylmalonate-semialdehyde dehydrogenase is translated as MAEVLKNYINGEWIESDSKETIDVYNPATKEVIAKVPVSTRAELDDAAEIAHNAFQEWKEVAVPKRARILFKLQQILIDNKEELAEIITKENGKSIGEALGEVQRGIENVEFAAGTPSLMMGDSLSSIATNIEGTSYKYPVGVVGGITPFNFPMMVPCWMFPMAISLGNTFVMKPSEKTPLLVNKLAEFVEEAGFPKGVFNVVHGAHDVVNGIVENEYIKAVSFVGSKPVGEYVYKKATENLKRAQCLTGAKNHTIILNDADIDSAVKDVIGAAFGSAGERCMAAAVVAVQENVYDEFKEKLVNAAKDIVIGNGLEDNVFLGPVIREENKARTLSYVDQGVEEGATLVLDGREGNKDEGYFVKPTIFEDVTTDMKLWQDEIFAPVLSLVKVTDLKEGIALANQSEFANGACLFTDSASSIRHFRENIDAGMLGINLGVPAPMAVFPFSGWKSSFFGSLHANGKDSIDFYTHRKVVTARHGEPQY